In one Anaerolineales bacterium genomic region, the following are encoded:
- a CDS encoding ABC transporter ATP-binding protein: MLKIENMDVFYKELQALWGITLEVNQGEIVALIGPNGAGKTTTLNAISGLLQPAAGQIRFHEQSIGKLPAHKIVELGISQVPETGKIFTGMSVYENLELGAFIPSARKLKAESVKTVYEIFPRLYERREQMAGTLSGGERQMLAIGRALMSSPKLLMLDEPSFGLAPIMVQQMFSMIEKINQMGVTILLVEQNIQAALDLADRAYLLENGRIVGQGSVNDLLSFESVRSSYLG, translated from the coding sequence CTTGAAGTGAACCAAGGCGAGATCGTGGCTCTCATTGGACCCAATGGCGCCGGTAAAACCACGACATTGAATGCTATTAGTGGATTGCTGCAACCCGCTGCTGGTCAAATTCGCTTTCACGAACAGTCCATCGGGAAACTGCCAGCTCATAAAATTGTGGAATTGGGGATCTCCCAGGTGCCTGAAACGGGAAAGATTTTTACCGGGATGAGTGTTTACGAAAACCTCGAGCTAGGCGCCTTTATCCCCAGCGCCCGTAAGCTAAAAGCTGAGAGTGTAAAAACAGTTTACGAGATCTTTCCACGCCTTTACGAGCGGCGTGAGCAGATGGCAGGTACCTTGAGCGGCGGAGAGCGCCAGATGCTCGCCATTGGCCGAGCGCTGATGTCTTCGCCGAAGCTGCTGATGCTGGATGAGCCATCTTTTGGCCTGGCGCCGATTATGGTGCAGCAAATGTTTAGCATGATCGAAAAAATTAACCAGATGGGTGTCACCATCCTGCTCGTTGAGCAAAACATCCAGGCTGCCCTCGACCTGGCAGATCGAGCCTACCTGCTCGAGAACGGGCGGATCGTGGGCCAGGGTAGTGTCAATGACCTGTTGTCATTTGAGTCAGTACGTAGTTCTTATCTTGGTTAG